The Patescibacteria group bacterium genome window below encodes:
- a CDS encoding glycosyltransferase family 1 protein, which produces MRIGIDCRTILNPGYGEAAGVGHYTFFLIKNLLKIDKKNEYVLFFDNLLSKDAAEEMIVGAPNVKIKFFPFHQYKHYLPFAFSHLLTANAIEKEKLDVFHSPAYTLPLAYKGKSVVTVHDLAIYKNPEWFPKKFLIGQNFSTKTLVPKSLKKAEKIIAVSKNTKKDITEIFKINPGKVEVIYEGVEFRNLPSKKETACGVESEICFEDLKVKYGLKDDYALFLGTIEPRKNIVALVQAFCGLIYKNKNLEKKYQLILAGVRGWKYKNVFKEIEACQKKLGESGEIKYIGYVPGREKFSLMKGAACFIFPSFYEGFGLPVLEALSLGVPTITSNKSSLPEIAGQAAILINPEKVLEISSALEKILVDRNLREELSKKGIIQAEKFNWKKCAEETLKVYGEVANV; this is translated from the coding sequence ATGCGCATTGGCATTGACTGTAGAACAATTTTAAATCCGGGTTATGGAGAAGCTGCCGGCGTTGGACATTACACATTTTTTTTGATAAAAAATCTCCTGAAGATAGATAAAAAGAACGAGTACGTTCTTTTTTTTGATAATTTACTTTCCAAAGACGCCGCCGAAGAAATGATTGTTGGCGCACCAAATGTAAAAATAAAATTTTTTCCATTTCATCAATATAAACATTATCTACCTTTTGCCTTTTCTCATCTTTTAACGGCAAACGCCATTGAGAAAGAAAAGTTGGATGTTTTCCACTCGCCGGCCTATACTTTGCCCTTGGCTTACAAGGGAAAGTCCGTTGTAACGGTTCATGATCTTGCTATATATAAAAATCCCGAGTGGTTTCCAAAAAAATTTTTGATAGGTCAAAATTTTTCAACTAAAACGTTGGTTCCGAAAAGTTTAAAAAAGGCAGAAAAAATTATCGCTGTTTCAAAAAATACCAAAAAAGATATTACGGAAATTTTCAAAATAAATCCCGGGAAAGTAGAAGTGATTTATGAGGGGGTGGAGTTTAGAAATTTGCCTTCGAAAAAAGAAACCGCCTGCGGCGTAGAGTCAGAAATTTGTTTTGAAGATTTAAAGGTAAAATACGGCCTTAAAGATGATTACGCCCTATTTTTAGGGACGATTGAGCCGAGGAAAAACATCGTTGCCTTAGTTCAGGCGTTTTGCGGTTTAATTTATAAAAATAAAAATTTAGAAAAAAAATACCAGCTCATTTTAGCTGGGGTTAGAGGATGGAAGTATAAAAATGTTTTTAAAGAAATTGAGGCGTGCCAAAAAAAGTTAGGGGAAAGCGGAGAGATAAAATATATTGGCTATGTTCCCGGTCGCGAAAAATTTTCTTTAATGAAAGGTGCCGCTTGTTTTATTTTTCCATCTTTCTATGAAGGATTTGGTTTGCCAGTGCTTGAGGCATTGTCTCTTGGAGTTCCGACAATTACATCAAATAAATCCTCTCTGCCAGAGATTGCCGGTCAAGCTGCCATACTTATTAATCCAGAAAAAGTTTTAGAAATTTCCAGTGCGTTAGAAAAAATTTTAGTGGATCGGAATTTACGGGAAGAACTTAGTAAAAAAGGGATAATCCAGGCTGAAAAATTTAACTGGAAGAAATGCGCTGAGGAAACACTTAAAGTTTACGGAGAAGTCGCAAACGTTTAA
- a CDS encoding serine hydrolase encodes MMFSIILSIILIFTPFVAYSPGSTETTVSDLTDEIIAEEALHTQSEGDGQQFSLPRAEPRAPWKKEDSRSIGILTTAKSVLVFDEGTGTVLFAKNPQEKTPLASLTKLMTVLVFLDQDPDWDKVIRLTRADDREGGIVYARSPEEVTVKDLFNMALVGSVNNAAIALARSTGLEQKDFVAEMNKKAEELSLKDTIFVDPTGLLPENQGTARDVAKLVATALAREEVRSATLQKRYVFNPIGSGKTYYVKSTDELLWSFLNDEPYNFIGGKTGYIEESGYNLAVEVMRGGHKIIAVVLGSATAEDRFKEIKGLVDWAFVNYQW; translated from the coding sequence ATGATGTTTTCCATCATTCTAAGTATAATCTTAATTTTTACTCCGTTTGTTGCGTATTCCCCAGGGAGCACCGAGACGACTGTTTCGGATTTAACAGACGAAATTATTGCGGAAGAGGCGCTCCATACACAAAGTGAAGGTGATGGCCAGCAATTTAGCTTACCAAGAGCTGAACCTCGCGCTCCTTGGAAGAAAGAAGATAGCCGGAGTATTGGAATTTTAACAACGGCTAAATCAGTATTGGTTTTTGACGAAGGTACGGGTACAGTTTTATTTGCAAAAAATCCTCAGGAAAAAACACCTTTGGCCAGTTTGACCAAGCTGATGACTGTTTTGGTTTTTTTGGATCAAGACCCAGATTGGGATAAGGTAATTCGTTTGACAAGAGCGGACGATCGTGAAGGTGGCATTGTTTACGCTCGTTCGCCGGAAGAAGTGACTGTTAAGGATTTGTTTAATATGGCTTTAGTTGGGTCAGTTAATAACGCCGCGATTGCCCTGGCGCGCTCCACCGGTTTGGAGCAAAAAGATTTTGTCGCGGAAATGAATAAAAAAGCAGAGGAGCTTAGCTTAAAAGATACAATTTTTGTTGATCCAACGGGCCTTTTGCCAGAAAATCAGGGAACGGCTCGTGATGTGGCAAAACTTGTTGCTACGGCCTTGGCGCGGGAAGAGGTCAGGTCAGCAACATTGCAAAAAAGATATGTCTTCAACCCGATCGGAAGTGGGAAAACTTATTATGTAAAAAGTACAGATGAATTACTTTGGAGTTTTTTAAATGATGAACCATATAATTTTATTGGGGGAAAAACTGGTTATATAGAAGAATCGGGGTATAATTTAGCGGTGGAAGTTATGCGCGGAGGACATAAAATAATTGCCGTGGTTTTAGGCAGTGCGACTGCGGAAGACAGATTTAAAGAAATTAAGGGTTTGGTTGATTGGGCATTTGTAAATTATCAATGGTAA
- the scpB gene encoding SMC-Scp complex subunit ScpB, with amino-acid sequence MANLKSKIESLLFVASRPLSLKKICEQVGGEKEEVKKLLADLADDCENNKRGVQIMEIDGEYQMATRGDSSKMVKDFLKDEMTGELTRPALETLTIIAYRGPIAKSDLEQIRGVNCSLILRNLMIKGLAESKNSDKGGEPLFNITFDFMRYLGITKQSELPDYDKLSKSEILDKILNLSTDAPSQDKVTV; translated from the coding sequence ATGGCTAATTTGAAATCAAAAATAGAAAGTTTGCTTTTTGTGGCGAGTCGGCCCCTAAGTTTGAAAAAAATATGTGAGCAGGTCGGTGGGGAAAAAGAAGAGGTTAAAAAATTATTAGCAGATTTGGCGGACGATTGCGAAAATAATAAAAGAGGAGTGCAAATCATGGAAATTGATGGTGAATATCAAATGGCCACCCGTGGGGATTCTTCAAAAATGGTAAAAGATTTTTTAAAAGATGAAATGACTGGGGAATTGACTCGTCCGGCGCTTGAGACGTTAACAATTATTGCTTATCGTGGACCAATCGCGAAATCCGATCTTGAACAAATACGCGGAGTTAATTGCAGTTTAATTTTACGAAACCTCATGATAAAGGGGTTGGCGGAATCAAAAAATTCCGACAAAGGCGGAGAGCCACTTTTCAATATTACTTTCGACTTCATGCGTTATCTCGGAATTACTAAACAAAGTGAATTGCCTGATTATGATAAATTATCAAAGAGCGAAATTTTAGATAAAATTTTAAATTTATCAACCGACGCGCCGTCGCAAGATAAAGTTACTGTATGA
- a CDS encoding segregation/condensation protein A, which produces MYKVKIEKFEGPFDLLLQMIEKEEMNITDISLAYIADQFVEYIERMDNLNPAEMADFLVVAAKLLWIKSKALFPSLEPEGGDGSDLAAQLKIYKEYRDASLVIHKMILKKHFAFVRERPSLGAGDILFNPPAWLTKEKLILVMREIIEDLEPIVRLPRGVVKSAISIQEKIQHIRDLIQKNLEVRFHTIISKAKDKVEIIVHFLAVLELLKHRHIVVRQEEMFGEINIKKGDSIKI; this is translated from the coding sequence ATGTATAAGGTAAAAATAGAAAAATTTGAAGGTCCGTTCGACCTTCTTCTACAGATGATCGAGAAAGAGGAGATGAATATCACGGATATTTCTCTCGCTTATATTGCCGATCAATTTGTTGAATATATTGAGCGGATGGATAATCTTAATCCGGCAGAGATGGCAGATTTTTTGGTGGTGGCTGCAAAACTTCTTTGGATAAAATCAAAAGCTCTTTTTCCTTCGCTCGAACCTGAAGGAGGTGATGGGTCAGATTTGGCCGCACAACTTAAAATTTATAAAGAATACCGCGACGCATCGCTTGTAATTCATAAAATGATTTTAAAAAAACATTTTGCTTTTGTCCGTGAGCGGCCGTCGCTTGGAGCGGGGGATATATTATTTAATCCACCGGCCTGGCTTACGAAAGAAAAATTAATCTTAGTGATGCGCGAAATTATAGAAGACCTTGAACCGATTGTTCGTTTGCCGCGCGGCGTAGTTAAAAGCGCTATTTCTATCCAAGAGAAAATACAGCACATCAGAGATCTAATCCAAAAAAATCTTGAAGTTAGATTTCATACCATAATTTCTAAAGCAAAAGATAAGGTAGAAATCATTGTTCATTTTTTAGCCGTACTGGAACTTTTAAAGCATAGACACATTGTTGTTCGACAAGAGGAAATGTTTGGTGAAATTAATATTAAAAAAGGAGATAGTATAAAAATATAA